DNA from Danaus plexippus chromosome 6, MEX_DaPlex, whole genome shotgun sequence:
tcaaaaatctataatataaaaataagtcgaGTTTTCCTTCCTGACGCTATAACTCCAGAACGCACAAACAGATTTCCACAGTTTTGCATTTGTTGAAAAGGTCTCGGGCTCCGTGAGGTTTATAGCAAAGAAAATTCAggaataatttcaatagaaatgcGGGAAAATagggaaataattttttaatacagcgCCATCTCTGATACATAGCATGTACTacaaaccaatattttaagtagatGGCGCCGGTGCGTGACACATTGTTTGACAGCTACTTATTGTTTTCTTCTCAGTTAATTTCATGTGACAAACCGGTGtgaaattgtgaaaaaaaataagttattcgtttcttaacattttaattggaaaCCATCAAATCAATCACGTGTattgtgtacatttttattcaatttcaacaGCAGGTATTTGACTTTAAGGTGGTAAGTTGAACTGTGTAAATTATGTGGATCGTGCATTTGAGGTTAAATTCACCATTCTGCCCATAGTTAAAAATGCCTAGAGGACGACGTGCGAACATCGGCCGCCGCACAAGACATGCAAGTCAGCAACAAGTGTATTCACAGAACTTAAGCGAagaaagacaaaatataataagagaaaATGCCCGATTGAGACAACGCGTGAGTACACGAAGATCATTGGCATCATACAATCGCTTGGCATTCCAAAATGATCCCACTGCGAACTACAGTGacgatgaaaatttaaatattggacCAATGACGACTGTATGCCGATATTGCAATGCGTTAAAGTTCAAAAGAGAAACGGCTGGATTGTGCTGCGCAAGTGGAAAAGTCAAACTGGATCCATTACTTACACCACCACAGCCACTGAAACCATTGTTCGATGGAAGTGATCCCGATTCCAGCCATTTTCTTCAACACATCCTTGAATACAATAACTGCTTTCGCATGACTTCCTTTGGAGCTAATATCATTCGAGAAGGCGGCTTCATGCCGACTTGCAAGGTAAAAGATACAACACACACGATCAAAAGTTACACCATATTCTTTAACTTCACTGAAGCTAATGCAGCACAACGAGCTGAGAGACCACCATCGACAACATTGACTAGCTTCTTTGCAATGTGTGAAGCAGATCCATTCGCAGCGACGCTGATGTACGTTGAAATGCCCAAGTATTACACTTGGAATCAATCAACAAAGAACTTCCAACGTCGCAAACAAGGAACCCCAGTTCCAGATTGGCCACAGGTGTTTTCCACTGATGCACTAGGTCGCATGTATACTGTTCATCCTAGAAatgatgaatgtttttatttgcgaCTGCTGTTGGTAAATGTACGTGGACCAAAATCATTTGCGCATTTGAAAACTGTGAATGGCCACCAATGCCAAACATATCGAGAAGCATGTCAACAAATGGGTTTGCTAGAGAACGATTCTCATTGGGATTTAACACTTGCGGATTCAGTTGTTTCATCAAATGCGTACCAAATACGAACGCTGTTCGCAATTATCATCACCACATGTCTTCTTTCACAACCAATTCAGTTATGGAACAAATACAAAGACGACATATGTGAATATATCTTGCATCGCTTGCGCATTCAAACGAATAATCCTGACATGCAAATAACCGATGAAATCTACAATGAAGGATTGATTCTGATTGAGGATCAATGCTTGACTATTGCAAACAAGCTACTGATTGAAGTAGGAATGATTGCACCAAATCGATCGATACACGATGCATTCAACCAAGAATTAAATCGAGAGCTGCAATACAATGTTGATACATTGCAGGAATTCGTTCAAAATAATGTGCCGTTGCTGAATGAACAGCAAAAACCAATATACGAAACATTAATGCAAGCGGTGGACAATAATACTGGTGGTCTATTCTTCCTGGACGTATATGGAGGAACAGGGAAAACATTTgtcatttcattgattttggCCACTATTCGATCAACAGGTGACATAGCTTTGGCGTTAGCATCATCTGGAATTGCGGCGACTCTTCTAGATGGCGGTCGTACTGCACAGTCTGCACTTAAGTTGCCACtcaatttaaacacaattgaGACTCCAACATGCAATATTTCCCGATCCAGTGCAATGAGAAAATTGTTGACGCAATGCAAGCTCATTGTTTGGGATGAGTGCACAATGGCACATAAGAAATCACTTGAAGCACTTAACTTCACACTGAAGGATCTTCGGcgaaataacaacatttttggcGGCTTGATGATATTGTTGGCAGGCGATTTCAGGCAGACGTTGCCAGTAATTCCCCGTGGAACGCCTGCAGATGAATTGAATGCTTGCCTGAAGGCATCACCTTTATGGAATAACGTAAAAACATTATAGCTAACCACTAATATGAgagttcaaattcaaaatgatcAAAGTGCTGcacaattttcaaaacaattgttaGCTGTTGGAAATGGAAAAGTCCCAGTTGATGCGACATCTGGATTAATTACTCTTACCAACGACTTTTGCCGATTTGTAGACTCTCAACTAGGtcttattgaaaatgttttcccAAACATTAGTGAGAATTATCAGAATTATGCTTGGTTAAGTCAACGAGCAATTCTTGCCGCAAAGAATAATGATGTACACGCACTGAATTTCACCATTCAATCAGAAATCGATGGCGATTTGGTGACATACAAATCCGTTGATTCCATAACAAATCCCGATGATGTAGTACATTATCCAACGGAGTTTTTGAACTCTCTGGAGTTACCAGGATTTCCACCACATAACTTGCAACTCAAAGTTGGTACAGTTATTATGATATTGCGTAATTTGAATCCACCGCGACTTTGCAACGGTACTCGACTTGCGGTAAAAAGACTTATGCCGAATTTGATTGAGGCAACCATTATTAACGGAAAGTACGCAGgtgaaaatgtatgtattcctCGAATACCAATCATTCCGACTGATCTTCCGTTTGACTTCAAACGATTGCAATTTCCAGTTCGCCTTGCGTTCGCAATAACAATTAACAAGTCGCAAGGCCAATCGCTTAGTGTTTGCGggataaatttagaaaatcatCGTTTTTCACATGGGCAGTTATACGTTGCGTGTTCACGAGTTGGGAAACCATCCGCTTTGTTTGTGTTAACGTCAgaccaaaaaacaaaaaatgtggtTTACCAAAGAGCACTTCAATGAAACGGATAATTTGCGGACACGTATAACGCTTCGATTCAGTATTTACTTTGGATTCACTTTCATTTACTTAGAGAAGTTCAactaaataacacttaatttttttaatcgaaatgaattcattactgttgtgaaatgaaataaaatttttcatttcaaatataaaacaaaaaaaaaaatttttttcttcatcttTTAATCACCAAACGAAACGTTACATAAAACGAAGCCATCTGGTGGCGAAACGGAGTTCGCCGGGTTTGCtagtagttaataaatatttccacGAAGATTGTCGGTTATgtgttcattataaataaccgtaaaaatataatattagaataacatatcctattattctattaatcaagctaaatgatttaaatctttaatttgatataaattatattttatagttcgtgtcatttattaattaacgaGTTGTTTAGTTGAATCACAAACATCAATTCATCTATCGTATAATTTagacacataaaatatttattttttaaaacttataaatttaaatgtcaaagaaAACTGGCCAGGAATTAGTAATATGTCAGTGCTTGTAGTTTGGTTTTTTAACAACGTAACATAACGGGGTCACTAGCATGAacatcattttgttttttcgtGAATATGATCTGGACAACAAAAAATCGATTTATCGATATGGGTCGCGATTATTTCGTGACTCATTGCAATCGATATAACCATCGCTTATTTGACTGCATCTAAATTACTTCTTTGTgtaatgtatttcttttatctatatttcGAATCAAAGATTATAGATACGTATTTgctgaattataattttgtttataacctAATATGACACTAGATTTGACACaaacatatttagaaaataaattttagaccttattcagtatttaaaacaacaaaccacaattaattgttacacaaattataagtgtgtttaaaatgtattactaataaattaaacattgctCGGCTTAGATTTGACGtgaactttttaataatatatgctaGCCTTAACAAATCTAtactaataaacaaaattgtggtgtctgtttgtaattttaaataaacagctTTATATTTAACGAATACGGCaccttaaaatttaagatcaaaactgtaatttttgactttttgtctgtctgtttatTCCGTTTGATCTCATGaatggtttaaaaattttatccgCAAGTAGGTAAAGTAATAATGAgcaaaataagatatttgtaCTGACATTTAAAAAGAGAAAGTTCACAATTCGTTTAAATCTTTGTTATGCTGTTTAGTCCTTCAATTAAAGACTgatagcaatttttttctaatcaaaACAATATCCCGAGGTAGTTTCATTGTCAACACGGCAAGATCTGATTAAGGGATCTTCGAAAAATCGAATGAAAACTCATGGTTATGACAACGCGTAACTCAAAGCGGGTTTAATATGCGGGCAAAGCCGCAGGCACCAGCTAGTCCTAAACAATGTTGCTAGTTTTACATCCTGACCTGACGTACACAGTTCGTTACAGTTATTTATGTATGAGGTCAATGGTCCGTATCgaaattgaaaaaacaaaCGATCGACTACAGCTGATTTATACAGACATCGTTTTATCAATGACATTTAACCCGACATTTTGGTTATAGAGTATAACgaacgttatattttttttaactaatataaaaaaagaaatgttttaggatgttattaaattttacttatttatttaaaaaagagatatttgattgtatattagtttggttttaatttattttctgtaagaTACtaggtattaattattaccaatttaaatattttttttttatatataattgaatacaaGTGTCACgattagaatatataaaattgttttagttgCTTGTTcgcttatttaataatatttttatagtatactCAAATATCGGAGAGAGATGTCAAAGCGTTGCAAAGGCGATATGAAGATCTATTGGAGATTTTGCGACCAAATGCTGTGGGATTGGTCGATGCTTTCGACATTAGAGATGaggtgattttatttattttataattaacttactTAGCAACCTAAATGGCTTCgccattgtttaatataaatatttttaatatgaacttAGATCGAAAGATTTCAGTGTTTATATGAGATTACTGATgacaaacatttattacataccaatttctttttaaaatcgtaaaatattacattaaattataacgaatCGTGTTCCTCGTTGTAAATCCACAGTATTAATGTGATAtcaatagtattatttataaatattttcacgtGTTTTAATCCTAGGTCCTCTGTTCAACGCTGGGTTCGTACGACGGTCGCGTGTACGAACGTCTCATGGAAGAAGCAATGAAAAGTCCTCTCAACAAGGAGCCTGTGAACGACACTTTCCACAAATATCTTAAGCCCTTTATGCGGggcaaactttaaaaaaataatcacgaCATTTgagattacatataattagtttgatgtattattataattaaaaaggtttgtttaaaataaacatagtcATTTGTTATCAAGGtgttacatatattgttttttatgcgTATTCATGTTAATATATACTCTGGTAAAAGGtatctttttttcatttgcCATTCTCATAGTgtttgttgtaaaattttgaaaatctaAGGATCTTGGAATAGTttgtaaaaagaattattatgttctaaattgaaaatggaataaaaaacagaatacaaatgaaatatgttacttttttttaaacatatcagCAACTTCGTATTAAAATTCGTCAAATTTCTACTTATATTGCAAGAATTTgaagctattaaaaaaaattaacgcgatcacattaaaaatatacactaatGAATATAGAACCTCTGGTTTATGTCGGTTATAACTATGGACGCGACCGgtgtataatattcttatttatgcaaaattaattcttaaaacgcgataatcttaaataacataatggagtttaattgagaaaaaacatatatgaaaatgttttattgttaaaataaatttgtaacttattaatataataaataaataacttaattctaaataatcaaatacatcaagataaatcaatataaattatggcaAAAGTTTGTACGTCATCTTGATGCGGTCTGCCTTCGTTGGTTATTAGAGGCTTTGGGCATTGGCTTCAGCAGTGCCGTCGCCAGACGAATTGGCTGAAGATTTGACAACTTTGTAGCCAGTTTGGACCCCTTGAGTCCTGACGGAAGAAGAAGCAGACCCTTGGCCAGTAGTTTTAGCGTCAGCAACCGTCTTAAAACCTCCAAAGTACGGATGGATGGCTGGAACATTGTATCTATTGGCGCCGTAGTTTGGTCCAGTATTGGCTGTAGCTTGGCCGTAACCGAATCCGTTACTATTAGCTGAAGACGAGATGGATCCTCCTTTAATATCAGCTTGAGCGTTGGATGAACCATACGGCGATCCTTGGGTGTTAGCTGTGGATTTAGCAAAACCATTGGCATTGACTTCAGAATTGGCGTATCCAAATCCGTTAGAGCTAGCTGCGGTGTTGATGGATCCAACACCATTACTGTTTGCTGTCGACTTAGCATTGCCCATAGTATTGGAGTTCAGATATCCAGCCTCATTTAAATTAGCTTTCGCATTTGCACTTCCATGTCCTTGGGAATCAGCATTGGTCTTTATGGTACCGAAGTTATCGGCTTGGGCAGAAGACTTCGATGAGCCCCCATTTGATTGACTGGTAGCATACACTTGACCAACATTAGATGGGACATTGTAACGTGTGCCAAATTTCCATGAAACTGCTTGTTTGTTGATGGTCTTTACCGAGCTGACAGGAACGCCATCTAGAGTGTTAAGATCTGCTTTTGAAGAAGCATATCCGGAACCTTGAGAGCTGGATGTAGCTATAGCAGTTTCTAAAGCTCGATTTGCTGATGAAGTTGCGGAACCACCATTTGTTCTAGTTTCAGATGACAAAGATCCGAGACCAGTTTTTGACTGCGAAGATGAAGAACCGAATCCATTGTTTTTGGAAATAGTTGATAAGTAgccgtttttaatatttgaggAGGCAGATCCGTATCCATTGCCGAGTGTTTTACTGTTAGATGACGTAACTCCATAATTTCCGATGCCTTGCGTATCCGCCGAGGATTCAGCTGAGCCAGAGCCGTCAGATTGAACAGATGTGTAAGATGATTCGGAATCACCCTCGACCACAGCCGAAGAATGTGCAGTAAGTGATCCAGGGACGGGGAATTCGTAAGTTATTTCTGGATTGTTGAAATTTTGTTCGTGTGATATTGTGGCCGGGGCGGGCACGGCGTAGTATGTCGGAACATTCTGTGACACTGGATCGGCCGATCCATAGAAGGTGTTCGAAGGATCGTCGTAAATTTCCGCTTTAGCTACAGCTTGACCGGGATAAGCTTCGTCCACGCCCACGTTCCTGTTTAGTGGATTTTGGTCATCAGTAGAAGCAGTTCCGTAGGCTTGTATGACGCCACCATTGATTGTTGCTGAACCTGTTGCTTTACCACCGAAGTTATTCGTGTAACCCTGTCCTACTACATAGGCTCGTCCATCACGATATAGGTAACCTAAAAATGCGTAAAGATCGTAAGcttaaattctaaaatttaaatataatttacaatgtcgattgaagattttaataacgtgtatattatttaatatggatgtGATCAACTTACCATTTAAAATGACAGGACTAGAGTAACAGAGGGTAAAGCACGATAGGGCTACTATTAGCTTGGGTACCATGTTCTCGGATGCTGAAGGCTGAGTGGGTGAAGTGAGAGCATTTCTCCGactttatatactaatttcgCTCACCTCTCGTTGGCCTAGAAGCCGTGAACTTCACCTTGATCAGTCGCCTGTCGTAATTTTAGTTGATAGGTTACGGTAGATTAATTGGCTGTCTGGAGCGAGATTTTTGAGATTTCAGTTTTTGTTACGACTTGAGTTTGAAATGCAGGTGCAACGACCCCGCATTTTAATAATGAGGATTTATTTGACGattattactaattacttGTTAGAAACATACTttataatgtgatatttttaatgcattaAATGTCAATAAGTGTTGAGTTggttaaaaagaattttaagtaatatgaaTCGATAACTTGTAAGTACGTAggttaaaaaagtatttatcgTATTTAACtgttaaacaaatttacatattaagatATTGTGCACCCTGTAATGATTATAATGTTagaaattcttaattaaacatatttatgtctaatttttattttagggaTCACATTGATAAGTAACTTTCGCTGGGGATCTGAGATAAAAGATATCACTACCTACGTATTAggaatatatagtattttctgtatttttgttccataacaatgttataaagattataatattgaagcaTTTCAAATCGTGAATAGTAAAAATCAACATCAAATAGTCTCGTATCTCCCTCATATTCTATTCCTTATCtaaagttcaaaataattcCACCGTCGCTACGTTTTAATTGTGTGAACGGAAAAAATtaggttatttattatagaaataaaatatgattatgcTATAAAAGGAACctgattaaaacatttataatctgtagCTTTGTGAAATTAGCCTGTATCATGCTAATTATTTGCGAGATAAGTATGACAACGATAAATTACGTACCGGTTTTTTGATCGAGATGGACTGCTTGCcggtaacattaaatatattgatttaatgatttataacatCCTCTACTTCCTTCATTAAGAGAATTTGTGTAGTAATAGCGACAAAAACAGCTATGTATGTTAAacataatacttatttatgtctaatgatatgtattaaaagaagaaatttaTGTTCATGCATTCGTTATTCTTATaactttttgtaattaaagttttatacacAGGTCATTTTTTTTGGCTTGTTCACGAATTTGTTCTGAATTTCTATTCTGTTTCTACTTTTCGTATTTAGGCAGAGAGAATGCAGAATGAGTTTACTCCTTTCTTTTTCTTTCGTAATCTTACTATCATATTACTGAGACATGTCTACCCAtgtacctatttttttttatatgaattttacttATGATAATCGTGGAATGACTAGGGGAAGTTTTGTTAACCTAAAAATTTAGTTAGTGGCGGCAGCTACGACATTTTAATTGTCTCCTATTTATGGTATTCCACTTTCTTCCATTTTATCTGgcacttgttttttttaacataattataacctTATGCATATATCCCATTTAGTGACGTTGGCTCTAGAAAAATAGGAAAAATTactgtgaatttttttataaaaaatttacactttaatatgaataaaatatataaatattattcttaaaagttTTGACTACTATTTCGTTACTATGACATAAGGCAGCGTGGCCGAGTGGTCTAAGGCGCTGGTTTTAGGCACCAGTCCGAAAGGGCGTGGGTTCGAATCCCACCGCTGTCAGATtcctttttaatgaaactacgaattattttttgtgatattataaacggaataaaatatttatttcccaTAAAGAAATCCGCCAACAATATAAGtttgctttttttaattaatttttaatgatcgTCATTTGACATGTATGTACTCATAACTGaaattcattcaaaattaatgtaaaatgaatgtttaaattaaataaaacaagacaaTTGTTCATAATGACCTGTATTTATTACCTAGATGTAAGGGAGCTTTATTTACAAGGACATTTATATATCGCCTACCCTACATTCTAATCTTATATAAGTCATTATAATTCATGTTTGATAAATTTGATTCttttatgtcatataaaacaatcaaagCCTATTTAATTCATGATAAGTTATGATGTcacaattcaatataataagatatatattaagaacacCACAAacatatcaatacatatattgaaacaacgataaaaaaaataattgagaagAGTCAAGTCAACTCAAGAACAGTATACCTATggaacaaaaaatgtatagctattaatatataatttatattaaaaatatcacttagATAAAAGCtgccttaatattatataaaacaccaaATTACATTTAGGACTTTTCTTAGTTTAATGCTTtgtcattaacaaaaaaaaaaaatttgagcACAAAACAAGTAAACGGTTGTATGAAGATGTATTCTTCAGCATGTGTTTATTGCATATGAACTGCTTTAAGTTATAAGTAAGCTATGAAATGCAGACACGTTTTACTGCTTCAGTAAATCTAAACGGAACTATGCAAATTTTATCTACTGCATATATTAACATGACATGTGTGTAGCCGAAGTTGAATGCAACTGACATTTTGCTTGCCACACTTAGCATATAAATGCATtgcaaacaatattataatgccACATACAACATATCggatattctttatttaaatatagaacgctaaaaaaagttttctctttttatttcaccactttcaatattcaaatttttcaagacaatattaatatagataattaatgactatttgtatataaatgaatataatcaAGTAGcctttaaatcaattatatttggttattgatactacattattatttatattagtagattagttataatagaatttacaattacaatataCAGACTTAACACTTACTGAGCCTGATTTTCTTCATGTTTAGCGAGGAATGTCTATTTATGAAACTCTAACCACATCAAGAAGGTTTAATGCGCTCAAAACTTGGCCACAAacttttttagttttgatgTAAACAACAgcctatataataatttatatgatgatatttttttatttttcattaaacatgctaaatattacataatataagtttgcT
Protein-coding regions in this window:
- the LOC116778945 gene encoding homeobox protein prospero-like, whose product is MVPKLIVALSCFTLCYSSPVILNGYLYRDGRAYVVGQGYTNNFGGKATGSATINGGVIQAYGTASTDDQNPLNRNVGVDEAYPGQAVAKAEIYDDPSNTFYGSADPVSQNVPTYYAVPAPATISHEQNFNNPEITYEFPVPGSLTAHSSAVVEGDSESSYTSVQSDGSGSAESSADTQGIGNYGVTSSNSKTLGNGYGSASSNIKNGYLSTISKNNGFGSSSSQSKTGLGSLSSETRTNGGSATSSANRALETAIATSSSQGSGYASSKADLNTLDGVPVSSVKTINKQAVSWKFGTRYNVPSNVGQVYATSQSNGGSSKSSAQADNFGTIKTNADSQGHGSANAKANLNEAGYLNSNTMGNAKSTANSNGVGSINTAASSNGFGYANSEVNANGFAKSTANTQGSPYGSSNAQADIKGGSISSSANSNGFGYGQATANTGPNYGANRYNVPAIHPYFGGFKTVADAKTTGQGSASSSVRTQGVQTGYKVVKSSANSSGDGTAEANAQSL